In one window of Hymenobacter nivis DNA:
- a CDS encoding helix-turn-helix domain-containing protein: MTPEERQTLEGWQKKYKSHSPKLQRIQILLNSDEQTGRRPAADLAAVLGVCTRTVERVRRQFCEEGMALFEPKPRKTRSDKKIDGRVEAHLLALLCQTPPDEQPRWQLQLLADQLVELQVVEHISTTMVARLLKKTNSSRSTARSSG; the protein is encoded by the coding sequence TTGACCCCAGAAGAACGCCAGACCCTGGAAGGCTGGCAAAAGAAATACAAAAGCCATTCGCCCAAACTGCAACGAATTCAGATTCTGTTGAATAGCGACGAACAGACTGGCCGCCGGCCGGCGGCCGACCTAGCCGCCGTACTGGGTGTCTGTACCCGAACCGTCGAACGGGTGCGCCGCCAGTTCTGCGAAGAAGGGATGGCCCTGTTTGAGCCGAAGCCGCGTAAAACGCGTTCGGACAAGAAGATAGATGGGCGGGTGGAAGCCCATTTACTGGCCCTGCTCTGCCAGACCCCGCCCGACGAGCAGCCCCGCTGGCAGCTCCAGTTGCTGGCCGACCAGCTGGTCGAACTCCAAGTGGTCGAACATATCTCGACCACGATGGTGGCGCGGCTGCTAAAAAAAACGAACTCAAGCCGTTCAACGGCCCGCAGCAGTGGGTGA
- a CDS encoding IS630 family transposase — translation MEQVLDLYEQPYDADYPVVCLDESPKQLLDYETFITSTGQRCRDSEYVRRGVVELFVATEPLRGWRCLTVEADHKAATWVQFVARQMDSTYREAKKVHWVMDNLRTHKRSFFYAHFPPAVAQAYLRRMDITYTPAHGSWLNMAEIEFSVLSRQVLDQPFTSSEQVRHVVEQWQDRQNARPKPRNWQFKTADARIKLAKLYPTS, via the coding sequence ATGGAGCAGGTACTCGACCTCTACGAGCAACCCTATGACGCAGACTATCCGGTCGTTTGCCTGGACGAGTCGCCCAAGCAACTACTGGATTACGAAACGTTTATCACCTCTACCGGCCAGCGCTGCCGCGATTCGGAATACGTGCGCCGGGGCGTGGTGGAGTTATTCGTGGCCACGGAGCCCTTACGGGGCTGGCGCTGCCTGACGGTCGAGGCCGACCACAAAGCCGCCACCTGGGTGCAGTTTGTGGCCCGGCAGATGGACTCGACCTACCGCGAGGCCAAGAAGGTGCACTGGGTCATGGATAACCTGCGTACGCACAAGCGCAGCTTTTTCTACGCCCACTTTCCGCCTGCCGTGGCCCAGGCCTATCTGCGACGGATGGACATCACCTACACCCCGGCCCACGGCTCCTGGCTGAACATGGCCGAAATCGAATTCTCCGTCCTTAGTCGCCAGGTCCTCGACCAGCCGTTCACCTCCAGCGAGCAGGTCCGCCACGTGGTAGAACAGTGGCAAGACCGCCAGAATGCGCGGCCTAAGCCCCGCAACTGGCAGTTCAAAACGGCCGACGCTCGCATCAAACTAGCTAAATTATACCCGACTAGCTAA
- a CDS encoding ABC transporter permease subunit, whose translation MKSRNWLLLFYALLVAGLPLAGLAYALLGSVGIAGPLATGFTGRYWLALGTDTGLLKSALFSMWVAGASLTLAVALALALVLGAQATLRRRPFPTLLYVPLLMPSLVMGFYLFQLLSRAGWLSRLSFGLGFTSGVEGFPELVQDAAGVGIIAAHVLLAFPFLTLLFQAIYQESRLADYYQLAQTLGARPGQFRWRVAVPVLLRRAAPTLLLSGIATLGAYDIPLLLGRPYPQMLSVYIATRLQRFDLRELPAAYLAGFLVAVGLLGLILVLTRLARRHAL comes from the coding sequence ATGAAATCCCGCAACTGGCTCCTGCTCTTCTACGCCCTGCTGGTGGCTGGCTTACCGTTGGCCGGGCTGGCGTATGCCCTGCTAGGTAGCGTGGGCATAGCGGGGCCGCTGGCCACGGGCTTCACCGGCCGCTACTGGCTGGCGCTGGGCACCGATACCGGGCTGCTGAAATCGGCCCTATTCAGCATGTGGGTGGCCGGAGCCTCGCTCACGCTGGCCGTGGCCCTGGCCCTGGCCCTGGTGCTGGGCGCGCAAGCCACGCTGCGCCGCCGGCCGTTTCCGACGCTGCTCTACGTGCCCTTGCTCATGCCCTCGCTGGTGATGGGCTTCTACCTGTTTCAGCTGCTGAGCCGGGCCGGCTGGCTCTCGCGCCTCAGTTTCGGCCTCGGGTTCACGTCGGGCGTCGAAGGCTTTCCGGAGCTGGTGCAGGATGCGGCGGGCGTGGGCATTATCGCGGCGCACGTATTGCTGGCTTTTCCCTTTCTCACACTGCTGTTTCAGGCCATCTACCAGGAAAGCCGGCTGGCCGACTACTACCAGCTGGCCCAGACGCTGGGAGCCCGCCCCGGCCAGTTCCGGTGGCGGGTGGCCGTGCCGGTGCTGCTGCGCCGGGCGGCCCCCACGCTGCTGCTCAGCGGTATCGCAACCCTGGGGGCCTACGATATTCCGCTGCTGCTGGGCCGGCCCTACCCACAGATGCTCTCGGTGTACATCGCCACCCGCCTGCAGCGCTTCGATTTGCGCGAGCTGCCGGCGGCCTACCTGGCGGGCTTCCTAGTGGCCGTAGGGCTGCTGGGCCTAATTCTGGTGCTCACCCGTCTTGCCCGCCGCCATGCGCTCTAA
- a CDS encoding TonB-dependent receptor → MKKLFTLFAFFLLITGFQHRAFAQVDLVVSVQDNARKPVVGLPVHLDNAAIGFSAEQPTDARGKVRFRGLSTAGSYAVSTTVSDKYQAVREANLVLRANSSPSVTLVLPNVSTQELAGVVVRAPNNATTINTQNAEVSSELSARELREIPIEARDITRALYRLPNVTLATGFFSEAPNVSINGANGLYTNYLIDGLDNNENFLGGQRFAIPVGFVQNVNVLTNNFSTEFGNSANGIVNVTTKSGSNNLTAEVFYLTRPGPSIDGKTDFAQRDLSGNQVKSGFQRQQFGFGVGGALVKNKTFYYLNAEQTFDLKDNVLTSPELGINATVRGRNQFTYLSGKLDQRWTERFRSSLRANVGIVNIERQGGGLDGGIAFPSSGNKQDRNSVEIASQNVYVGRNFTSETDVQYARFRWNYARAQNPNSPDVTVLDNNGAAVAYLGHPGYLFDSHQSTWQAQQKFTLLKGRNTFKGGFGIISTEHLLYGGGNPNGSYTVQLTPAQLAALSGRNLGPGLSINDIPSNGQVLNYSVELRPASFGTTQNLYNIYLEDQVAVTDRLNVTLGLRYDYDNLSKGGADHGDRNNLAPRANFNLQLSERSALRGGYGLFYDKILYTVYSDALQQNTTSADYKTQLRELVRVGALPAGTNVDQITFDGNLSGSVPNVAYLQGPSGASLQNQRASVSSYERRILNPNGYQNPYSHQTMLGYQYQVNPKTRFYVDLIYNRSYDLFRLRNVNAVSEYSQTDPNNVVVRTPAQANATRPVPILADGSAIIGGQRVPGVATNVVETESAGRSRYMAASFNIQKDAGDDKFGYRVAYTLSNLKNDTEDVNFRAADANNYGPEFANSINDRTHVINAIGSYYPIRALRFTLAALLQSGQPINRVAGGYLIPGSNPAAYTNDLNGDGSSFSTAYLGNADRYPGEARNSDRLPWSKAFDVGAQYTLPFGQATSRLELTADIFNVLNTQNLSGYANNATQSNQIQIGAAGSGIIRRNASAPRQFQFGLRYAL, encoded by the coding sequence ATGAAAAAGCTATTTACTCTTTTTGCTTTTTTTCTTCTGATTACCGGTTTTCAGCACCGCGCTTTCGCGCAGGTCGATTTGGTAGTGTCGGTGCAGGACAATGCCCGCAAGCCCGTGGTAGGCCTACCGGTGCACCTCGATAACGCCGCCATCGGCTTCAGCGCCGAGCAGCCCACCGATGCCCGGGGCAAGGTCCGCTTCCGGGGCCTGAGCACGGCTGGTAGCTACGCTGTGAGCACAACGGTGAGCGACAAGTACCAAGCCGTGCGCGAAGCCAACCTGGTGCTGCGCGCCAACTCCAGCCCCAGCGTAACGCTGGTGCTGCCCAACGTGAGCACCCAGGAACTGGCCGGTGTGGTGGTGCGCGCCCCCAACAACGCCACTACCATCAATACCCAGAACGCGGAGGTGTCGTCGGAGCTCTCGGCCCGTGAGCTACGTGAAATTCCGATTGAGGCCCGCGACATCACCCGCGCCCTCTATCGCCTGCCCAACGTGACGCTGGCCACCGGCTTCTTCTCCGAAGCCCCCAACGTGAGCATCAATGGGGCCAACGGTCTATACACCAACTACCTGATTGACGGCCTCGATAACAACGAGAATTTCCTTGGCGGGCAGCGCTTCGCTATTCCGGTGGGCTTTGTGCAGAACGTGAACGTGCTCACCAACAACTTCTCCACCGAGTTTGGCAACTCGGCCAACGGCATCGTGAACGTGACGACCAAGTCGGGCTCCAACAACCTTACGGCCGAAGTCTTCTACCTTACCCGCCCCGGCCCCAGCATCGACGGCAAGACAGATTTTGCCCAGCGCGACCTCTCGGGTAATCAGGTGAAAAGCGGCTTCCAGCGCCAGCAGTTCGGCTTTGGCGTGGGCGGGGCGCTGGTAAAGAACAAGACCTTTTACTACCTCAACGCGGAGCAGACCTTCGACCTGAAGGACAACGTGCTAACCTCGCCTGAACTAGGCATCAACGCCACCGTGCGCGGCCGCAACCAGTTCACCTACCTCTCGGGTAAGCTCGACCAGCGCTGGACCGAGCGGTTCCGCTCGTCGCTGCGGGCCAACGTGGGCATCGTGAACATCGAGCGCCAGGGCGGCGGGCTCGACGGTGGCATTGCCTTTCCTTCCAGCGGCAACAAGCAGGACCGCAACTCGGTGGAAATTGCCAGTCAGAACGTGTACGTGGGCCGCAACTTCACTTCGGAAACTGACGTGCAGTATGCCCGCTTTCGCTGGAACTACGCCCGCGCCCAGAACCCCAATAGCCCCGACGTGACCGTGCTCGATAACAACGGCGCGGCCGTGGCCTACCTCGGTCACCCCGGCTACCTCTTCGACTCGCACCAAAGCACCTGGCAGGCCCAGCAGAAATTCACGCTGCTGAAGGGGCGTAATACCTTCAAGGGCGGCTTCGGCATCATCAGCACCGAGCATCTGCTCTACGGCGGCGGCAACCCCAACGGCAGCTACACAGTGCAGCTCACGCCGGCGCAATTGGCCGCGCTCAGCGGCCGCAATCTCGGGCCGGGGCTGAGCATCAACGATATTCCCAGCAACGGGCAGGTGCTGAACTACAGCGTGGAGCTGCGCCCGGCCTCCTTCGGCACCACCCAGAACCTGTACAACATCTACCTCGAAGACCAGGTGGCCGTGACCGACCGCCTGAACGTGACCCTGGGCCTACGCTACGACTACGACAACCTCTCCAAGGGCGGGGCCGACCACGGCGACCGCAACAACCTCGCGCCCCGCGCCAACTTTAACCTCCAGCTGAGCGAGCGTAGCGCCCTGCGCGGGGGCTACGGCCTCTTCTACGACAAGATTCTGTACACCGTGTACAGCGACGCCCTGCAGCAGAACACCACCAGTGCCGACTACAAAACCCAGCTCCGCGAGCTGGTGCGCGTGGGCGCCCTGCCCGCCGGCACCAACGTCGACCAGATTACCTTCGACGGCAACTTGAGCGGCAGCGTCCCCAACGTGGCCTATCTGCAAGGCCCTTCGGGGGCCAGCCTGCAAAACCAGCGCGCCAGCGTGTCCAGCTATGAGCGCCGCATCCTGAACCCCAACGGCTACCAGAACCCCTACTCGCACCAGACTATGCTGGGCTACCAGTACCAGGTGAACCCCAAGACGCGCTTTTATGTCGACCTGATATATAACCGCTCCTACGACTTGTTCCGCCTGCGCAACGTAAATGCCGTGTCAGAATATTCGCAGACGGACCCCAATAATGTGGTAGTACGTACGCCGGCCCAGGCCAACGCCACCCGGCCGGTGCCCATTCTGGCCGACGGCAGCGCCATCATTGGCGGGCAGCGTGTGCCGGGCGTAGCTACCAACGTGGTCGAAACCGAGTCGGCGGGCCGCTCGCGCTATATGGCCGCCAGCTTCAACATTCAAAAAGATGCAGGGGATGACAAGTTTGGCTACCGCGTGGCCTACACGCTCTCGAACCTGAAAAACGATACCGAAGACGTGAACTTCCGCGCCGCCGATGCCAACAACTACGGCCCCGAGTTCGCCAACTCCATCAACGACCGTACGCACGTTATCAACGCCATCGGCAGCTACTATCCCATCCGGGCGCTGCGCTTCACGCTGGCGGCCCTGCTGCAAAGCGGCCAGCCCATCAACCGCGTCGCGGGCGGCTACCTCATCCCCGGCTCGAACCCCGCCGCTTACACCAACGACTTGAACGGCGACGGCAGCTCCTTCAGCACTGCCTACCTCGGCAATGCCGACCGCTACCCCGGCGAAGCACGCAACTCCGACCGCCTACCCTGGTCGAAGGCCTTTGACGTGGGCGCGCAGTACACCCTGCCCTTCGGCCAGGCCACCAGCCGCCTGGAATTGACCGCAGACATCTTCAACGTCCTCAACACCCAGAACCTGAGCGGCTACGCCAACAACGCCACCCAGAGCAACCAGATTCAGATCGGCGCGGCCGGCTCGGGCATCATCCGGCGCAACGCCAGCGCCCCGCGCCAGTTCCAGTTCGGCCTGCGCTACGCGCTGTAA
- a CDS encoding transposase, with protein MLAVHPDKARVYVICDNARYDKNKELRAWLADQPSCQVFLPPYSPKLNLIERFWKYLRQKIINPSFYRTKGQFRTAVLNFFDRLPEFGPDLASLLTCKFHILDAQPTS; from the coding sequence CTGCTGGCCGTTCATCCCGATAAGGCCCGTGTCTACGTCATCTGTGACAACGCCCGCTACGACAAAAACAAGGAACTGCGGGCCTGGCTGGCCGACCAGCCCAGCTGCCAGGTCTTTCTGCCGCCTTATTCGCCTAAGCTGAATCTGATTGAGCGCTTCTGGAAATATCTGCGCCAGAAGATTATCAACCCCTCTTTCTACCGCACCAAAGGCCAGTTTCGCACGGCCGTGCTCAACTTCTTCGACCGACTCCCCGAGTTTGGGCCAGACCTTGCGTCCTTGCTAACCTGTAAATTTCATATTCTCGACGCGCAACCTACTTCGTGA
- a CDS encoding ABC transporter ATP-binding protein, with translation MSELLQVNALTKQFGGQPVLRDIAFRLVKGEVLAVLGRSGCGKTTLLKILAGLEAPDAGTLSLNGQNLLPVPPNERQMVYLYQEPLLFPHLNVFENVAFGLHIRKVPKAEVVEQVRALLAELDLTEHGQKAPHQLSGGQRQRVSFGRALIIRPRLLLLDEPFGNLDAQTRADMQQLFLRVSRQHQITSLFVTHDSREALTVGTRFGYLDQGVLTSFASVNEFIQDPRTNIQAELSFWESIQQTTFQAKNMNVVLSAAEAPLPRQ, from the coding sequence ATGAGCGAGCTGCTGCAAGTAAATGCCCTCACCAAGCAGTTCGGCGGGCAACCGGTGCTGCGCGACATCGCCTTCCGCCTCGTCAAGGGCGAGGTACTGGCTGTGCTGGGCCGCTCGGGCTGCGGCAAAACCACGCTGCTGAAAATCCTGGCCGGCCTCGAAGCCCCGGATGCCGGCACCCTGTCCCTGAACGGCCAGAACCTGCTGCCCGTGCCGCCCAACGAGCGCCAGATGGTGTACCTCTACCAGGAGCCGCTGCTGTTTCCGCACCTGAACGTATTCGAGAACGTGGCCTTCGGCCTGCATATCCGCAAAGTACCCAAAGCCGAGGTCGTCGAGCAGGTACGCGCACTGCTGGCCGAGCTCGACCTGACCGAGCACGGCCAAAAGGCCCCGCACCAGCTCTCGGGCGGGCAGCGGCAGCGCGTGTCGTTCGGGAGGGCCCTCATCATCCGGCCGCGCTTGCTGCTGCTCGATGAGCCCTTCGGCAACCTCGACGCCCAGACCCGCGCCGACATGCAGCAGCTGTTTCTGCGCGTGAGCCGCCAGCACCAGATTACCTCCCTCTTCGTGACCCACGACAGCCGCGAGGCCCTCACCGTGGGCACCCGATTCGGCTACCTCGACCAGGGCGTGCTCACCAGCTTCGCTTCAGTAAACGAGTTTATCCAGGACCCACGCACCAATATCCAGGCTGAGCTGTCTTTCTGGGAATCGATTCAGCAGACTACTTTTCAGGCAAAAAATATGAACGTCGTGCTGAGCGCAGCCGAAGCACCTCTACCACGGCAGTAA
- a CDS encoding ABC transporter permease: MRSKLLTTGLVVLFALPFGLLALLAVAPAWRFPAVLPAVYSLRALRDLLAADNELLAGLGRSVLLASVVAVTATASGFWLARAITRAARPGRWEALSYLPYALPPVLLAVLIQPFIIRLHLSGSLGGVLGLLLIAVPFATLLLRSFWTRQATEYEQLARTLGCTPRQALWQVLLPLAGPLLRTALFQTFLLAWFDFGLTNLLSVGKVRTLTVQVFAYVGEANAQLAAVASLLLLLPPVLLLWVNKSALLRKAE; encoded by the coding sequence ATGCGCTCTAAGCTCCTCACCACGGGGCTGGTGGTGCTGTTTGCATTACCGTTCGGGCTGCTGGCCTTGCTGGCAGTGGCCCCCGCGTGGCGCTTCCCGGCCGTACTGCCGGCTGTGTACTCGCTGCGGGCGTTGCGCGACCTGCTGGCCGCTGATAATGAGCTGCTGGCCGGGCTGGGCCGCAGCGTGCTGCTGGCCAGTGTAGTGGCCGTAACCGCTACGGCCAGCGGCTTCTGGCTGGCGCGGGCCATTACCCGCGCGGCCCGGCCGGGGCGCTGGGAAGCCCTTAGCTACTTACCCTACGCACTGCCGCCGGTGTTGCTGGCGGTGCTCATCCAGCCGTTTATCATCCGGCTGCACCTGTCCGGTTCGCTGGGTGGGGTACTGGGGCTACTACTCATTGCCGTGCCCTTCGCCACGCTGCTGCTACGCAGCTTCTGGACGCGGCAGGCCACCGAATACGAGCAGCTGGCCCGCACCTTGGGCTGCACGCCCCGGCAGGCGCTCTGGCAGGTGCTGCTGCCGCTGGCGGGGCCCCTGCTGCGCACGGCGCTGTTCCAGACTTTCCTGCTGGCTTGGTTCGATTTCGGCCTGACCAACCTGCTGAGCGTAGGCAAGGTGCGTACGCTCACCGTGCAGGTGTTTGCCTACGTGGGCGAGGCCAACGCCCAGCTGGCCGCCGTCGCTTCGCTGCTCCTGTTGCTGCCTCCGGTACTGCTGCTGTGGGTCAATAAAAGCGCCCTGCTGCGCAAGGCTGAATGA
- a CDS encoding winged helix-turn-helix domain-containing protein — translation MNVELPVSERQHLRQLQKQRRDDDGYVKVTVVLMLDAGRSLATVAQDLGLDETTVYRYVRAFTDLGLEKYLAHEQPGYWGLLTSAQLAHLCQEVNTTLYTDCKDLQAWLWRTYQGAYSRLGLTDLLHRLGFTYKLTTPVPCQANAAAQADFLDELAVLEAHVEQGEAVLYYADAAHPPHNTRCTRAWCEVGQERPLLTVSGRERVNLNAALNAHDPTQVLLDETGCVNA, via the coding sequence ATGAACGTGGAGTTGCCCGTTTCCGAGCGCCAGCACTTGCGCCAGTTGCAGAAGCAACGACGCGATGACGATGGGTACGTGAAGGTCACGGTCGTGCTGATGCTCGACGCGGGCCGGAGTCTGGCGACGGTGGCCCAGGATTTAGGCCTGGACGAGACGACGGTCTACCGCTACGTGCGGGCGTTTACCGACCTGGGGCTGGAGAAGTACCTGGCCCACGAGCAGCCGGGCTATTGGGGCCTGCTGACCAGCGCCCAACTCGCCCACCTCTGCCAGGAAGTCAACACGACGCTCTATACCGACTGTAAAGACTTGCAGGCCTGGCTATGGCGCACCTACCAGGGGGCTTACTCACGCTTGGGCCTGACGGATTTGCTGCACCGGCTGGGCTTTACCTATAAGCTCACCACCCCCGTGCCCTGCCAGGCCAATGCCGCAGCACAGGCCGATTTTCTGGACGAGTTGGCCGTGCTCGAAGCCCACGTCGAGCAGGGGGAGGCCGTACTGTATTACGCCGATGCCGCCCACCCGCCCCACAACACGCGCTGCACCCGCGCCTGGTGCGAGGTAGGCCAGGAGCGCCCGCTGCTCACCGTCAGCGGACGGGAACGGGTGAATCTGAACGCGGCCCTCAACGCCCACGACCCCACGCAGGTGCTGCTGGATGAAACTGGCTGCGTCAACGCCTAA
- a CDS encoding ABC transporter substrate-binding protein: MKKTFLLLTTAAALLAGCGSASDKAHTPQQTLAQTWPQIEAKGKNQPVSMLMWMGDPLINKYMSTYVKPELKRRYGIELQIAAAQGAGLAQTLAAEQQAGQPSEADVVWINGETFYQLRQVDALLGPFVDKLPNARLLDLQNPFINTDFQQPVAGMECPWGNVQFTFIYDSARVAQPPRSWAELPAFVKAHPGQFTIPNEFTGMTLLKSWMMALSGNPKLFQGKFDEAVYNKWSGELWKQVNASRPYFWKQGQTFPEQLAPLHQLFANGEVAFTFSNNDAEVDNKVNQGVFPATARAYVPRPGTIQNSHYLGIVKGAQHPEAALLAVNFLISPEAQLKKMDPNVWGDHTVLNLAALPAAQRRQFEQLPSRRYAPRRAAIQGLALMEPDPEYMTRLFKDFRTQVIEK, encoded by the coding sequence ATGAAAAAAACATTCCTGCTCCTGACAACTGCCGCCGCCCTGCTCGCCGGGTGCGGCTCCGCGTCGGACAAAGCGCATACCCCGCAGCAGACCCTGGCCCAAACCTGGCCACAAATCGAAGCCAAGGGCAAAAACCAGCCGGTGAGCATGCTAATGTGGATGGGCGATCCGCTCATTAATAAGTACATGAGCACCTACGTGAAGCCCGAGCTGAAGCGCCGCTACGGCATCGAGCTGCAAATTGCGGCCGCCCAGGGTGCGGGCCTGGCCCAGACGCTGGCTGCCGAGCAGCAGGCCGGCCAGCCCAGCGAGGCCGACGTGGTCTGGATTAATGGCGAGACGTTCTACCAGCTCCGGCAGGTGGATGCGCTGCTCGGGCCATTCGTCGACAAACTGCCCAACGCCAGGCTGCTCGACCTGCAAAACCCCTTCATCAACACCGATTTTCAGCAGCCGGTGGCGGGGATGGAGTGCCCGTGGGGCAACGTGCAGTTCACATTTATCTACGACTCGGCGCGGGTGGCGCAGCCGCCCCGCTCGTGGGCCGAGCTGCCAGCTTTTGTGAAGGCTCACCCCGGCCAGTTCACTATCCCGAACGAGTTTACGGGTATGACACTGCTGAAATCGTGGATGATGGCCTTGTCAGGCAACCCCAAGCTGTTTCAGGGCAAGTTTGATGAAGCTGTGTACAACAAGTGGTCGGGCGAGCTGTGGAAGCAGGTGAATGCCAGTCGGCCCTACTTCTGGAAGCAGGGCCAGACCTTCCCCGAGCAGCTCGCGCCGCTGCACCAGCTTTTTGCCAACGGCGAGGTAGCCTTTACCTTCTCCAACAACGACGCCGAGGTCGACAACAAGGTGAACCAGGGCGTTTTCCCGGCCACCGCCCGCGCCTATGTGCCCCGGCCCGGCACCATCCAGAACTCCCACTACCTAGGCATCGTGAAAGGGGCCCAGCACCCGGAAGCCGCCCTGCTGGCCGTTAATTTCCTGATTTCGCCCGAGGCCCAGCTCAAAAAAATGGACCCCAACGTGTGGGGTGACCACACCGTGCTGAACCTGGCTGCCCTGCCTGCCGCCCAGCGCCGGCAGTTCGAACAGCTGCCCTCCCGCCGCTACGCCCCCCGCCGCGCAGCCATCCAGGGCCTCGCCCTGATGGAGCCCGACCCAGAATACATGACCCGGCTATTCAAGGATTTCCGCACCCAGGTGATTGAGAAGTAG
- a CDS encoding TIGR04282 family arsenosugar biosynthesis glycosyltransferase — protein MPTSLPVSTVALLLFTRSAGQDATHKRFSSHGPRGGNAAIAAQLISHATTVARQVGVNFICVDSSRQTGNTFGERLSGAMQQVFASGYEQLLVIGNDCPQLDAARLRQAIAALARTGAVLGPATDGGVYLLGIARAHFEVCAWAALPWQTATLGRALTRQLRASGAAVEQLPELADIDNEQDLAHALRQVLPWVLRRTLRQLRRGPAAVPENPVPACGSGAAPAQPHRGPPAR, from the coding sequence TTGCCTACGTCCCTGCCCGTCAGTACCGTCGCTCTCCTGCTGTTTACCCGCTCGGCGGGGCAGGACGCCACGCACAAACGGTTTAGCAGCCACGGCCCGCGCGGGGGTAATGCGGCCATCGCGGCCCAGCTCATCAGCCACGCCACGACCGTAGCCCGCCAGGTCGGCGTGAACTTTATCTGCGTCGACTCGTCCCGGCAGACCGGTAATACGTTTGGCGAGCGGCTGAGCGGGGCCATGCAGCAGGTCTTTGCCAGCGGCTACGAGCAACTGCTGGTTATCGGCAACGACTGCCCGCAACTCGATGCCGCCCGCTTGCGTCAGGCCATTGCGGCCCTGGCCCGGACGGGCGCGGTCCTCGGCCCCGCCACCGATGGCGGCGTGTACCTACTAGGCATAGCGCGGGCCCACTTCGAAGTCTGCGCCTGGGCCGCGCTGCCCTGGCAAACCGCTACGCTCGGCCGGGCGCTGACCCGCCAGCTGCGCGCCAGCGGGGCCGCCGTAGAGCAGCTGCCCGAGCTGGCCGACATTGACAACGAGCAGGACCTGGCCCACGCGCTGCGGCAGGTACTGCCCTGGGTGTTGCGCCGCACCCTGCGGCAACTGCGCCGCGGACCAGCGGCCGTGCCCGAAAACCCGGTTCCGGCCTGCGGCTCTGGCGCCGCCCCGGCCCAGCCGCATAGAGGCCCTCCGGCCCGCTGA